One window of Podarcis raffonei isolate rPodRaf1 chromosome 15, rPodRaf1.pri, whole genome shotgun sequence genomic DNA carries:
- the DUSP26 gene encoding dual specificity protein phosphatase 26 isoform X1 — translation MAFLSRFSRNGSRAPSRRIHDDTVSHPILSVFELERLLYTGKTACNHADEVWPGLYLGDQDIAANRRELARLNITHILNASHSKWRGGADYYEGTGICYLGIEAHDSPTFDMSPYFDPAADFIHKALSRTGGRILVHCAVGVSRSATLVLAYLMIYHRLTLVEAIKTVKDHRGIIPNRGFLRQLAALDNSLRLKQRP, via the exons ATGGCCTTCTTGTCCCGGTTCTCCCGGAACGGATCCAGGGCTCCCAGCCGGCGGATTCACGATGACACCGTCAGCCACCCCATCCTCAGCGTCTTCGAGTTGGAGAGGCTGCTCTACACAGGGAAGACAGCCTGCAACCATGCTGACGAAGTGTGGCCAGGACTCTACCTGGGAGATCA AGATATAGCTGCCAACCGCCGAGAACTGGCGCGCCTGAACATCACCCACATCCTCAATGCCTCGCACAGCAAGTGGCGGGGAGGGGCCGATTACTATGAAGGCACTGGCATCTGCTACCTGGGCATCGAGGCCCACGACTCGCCCACTTTCGACATGAGCCCCTACTTTGATCCCGCCGCTGACTTCATCCACAAGGCGCTGAGCAGGACTGGAG GAAGGATCCTTGTTCACTGTGCCGTGGGGGTGAGCAGATCAGCCACTTTGGTCCTCGCCTACCTCATGATTTACCATCGCTTGACCTTGGTGGAGGCCATAAAGACCGTCAAGGACCACCGAGGCATCATCCCCAACCGGGGGTTCCTACGTCAGTTGGCTGCCCTGGACAACTCCCTCAGGTTGAAACAGAGGCCATGA
- the DUSP26 gene encoding dual specificity protein phosphatase 26 isoform X2, producing MAFLSRFSRNGSRAPSRRIHDDTVSHPILSVFELERLLYTGKTACNHADEVWPGLYLGDQDIAANRRELARLNITHILNASHSKWRGGADYYEGTGICYLGIEAHDSPTFDMSPYFDPAADFIHKALSRTGAQKWKASEVLSKEDWQLKLMNYVQLADLTYRIREQEEHTFKEDWKMFIKYMENNCVQLKMLAALR from the exons ATGGCCTTCTTGTCCCGGTTCTCCCGGAACGGATCCAGGGCTCCCAGCCGGCGGATTCACGATGACACCGTCAGCCACCCCATCCTCAGCGTCTTCGAGTTGGAGAGGCTGCTCTACACAGGGAAGACAGCCTGCAACCATGCTGACGAAGTGTGGCCAGGACTCTACCTGGGAGATCA AGATATAGCTGCCAACCGCCGAGAACTGGCGCGCCTGAACATCACCCACATCCTCAATGCCTCGCACAGCAAGTGGCGGGGAGGGGCCGATTACTATGAAGGCACTGGCATCTGCTACCTGGGCATCGAGGCCCACGACTCGCCCACTTTCGACATGAGCCCCTACTTTGATCCCGCCGCTGACTTCATCCACAAGGCGCTGAGCAGGACTGGAG cccaaaaatggaaagcgaGTGAGGTCCTatctaaagaagattggcaacttaaactgatgaactatgtgcagcttgcggacctaacatatagaataagagaacaagaagaacatacgtttaaagaagattggaagatgtttattaaatatatggaaaataactgtgtacagctgaaaatgctggcagcattaagataa